One part of the Desulfonema ishimotonii genome encodes these proteins:
- the fdhF gene encoding formate dehydrogenase subunit alpha — translation MTEHRMVINGRGVTFTQGQTILEAAEANGISIPTLCHLKGTTPTGACRICVVEVERARTLLASCATPAAPGMVVQTESPKVVHARRTILELLLSSGNHNCAISGASKGNWTEFQQHVQAGDGADELCPVWGDCRLQELAYQYQVNADRYIHTETEYPMEMKNPLIVRDFSRCIRCGRCVQACNEVQVNRAISFGYRGDASKIVAAGDRALIDSDCVFCGECVQACPVGALVEKKSRYTWRPWKAEKIRTTCPYCGVGCQQWLHVQDGKIVKVTGVEDAEPNKGRLCVKGRFGYDFIYSEDRLKTPLIREESGEFREASWDEALDMVADKFREIIAESGPDALAGVSCARSINEDSYQMQKLFRAVFKTNNIDHCARTUHAPTVAGLAAAFGSGAMTNSFNEFAKARMFLVIGSNMTEAHPVAATFLKNAVMNGAKLIMVDPRKHKLADFADLHVPIRVGSDIAFINGLMHVLITEDLYDRKFVNSCTVDFDALKEKVMEYPPERAAEICGIDAEMICDTARRLAAVKPVMLCYTLGITEHTCGRNNVVSTANLQMLLGNMGVECGGVNPLRGQNNVQGACDMGALPNVFPGYQKVTDADARAKFEAAWGVKDLPGENGLMIPQMMDGLVDGKVRGFYIFGENLANTEPDIRKVEHELASAEFLVCQDIFMTETTKFAHVVLPAAAWSENDGTFTNSERRVSRVRTASPAPGDAKPNWWIFREIARRMGQHWPSDSGQAIWDDEISVLAPQLCGIKYARIEGNGLQWPCPNEEHPGTCFLHKEGQFTCGLGIFIPVDWTPPAEVADEKYPLVLSTGRRLTHYHTRTQTGRCEGLNDILGEETADISYADASALGIAQGEMIKVSSRRGEVQVKANVTHEVPEGMVWMAFHFREACANWLTNPAFDPITLTAEYKACAVRIDKN, via the coding sequence ATGACGGAACATCGAATGGTGATCAATGGCCGGGGGGTGACGTTTACCCAGGGCCAGACAATTCTGGAGGCGGCGGAGGCGAACGGCATTTCGATTCCCACGCTGTGCCACCTGAAGGGAACCACGCCCACCGGGGCCTGTCGGATCTGCGTGGTGGAGGTGGAGCGGGCGCGGACCCTGCTTGCATCCTGCGCCACGCCGGCCGCGCCGGGTATGGTCGTACAAACCGAATCGCCCAAAGTGGTTCATGCGCGGCGGACCATACTGGAACTGCTCCTCTCCTCCGGTAATCACAATTGCGCCATTTCCGGGGCAAGCAAGGGCAACTGGACCGAATTTCAGCAGCATGTTCAGGCCGGAGACGGCGCGGATGAGCTCTGCCCGGTCTGGGGAGATTGCAGGCTTCAGGAGCTGGCCTACCAGTATCAGGTGAACGCTGACCGCTACATTCACACGGAAACCGAATACCCCATGGAGATGAAAAACCCGCTGATCGTGCGGGATTTTTCACGCTGCATCCGGTGTGGCCGGTGTGTTCAGGCGTGTAACGAGGTGCAGGTCAACCGGGCTATCAGCTTCGGCTACCGGGGCGATGCCAGCAAGATCGTCGCTGCCGGGGACAGGGCCCTGATCGATTCGGACTGCGTCTTCTGCGGCGAATGTGTGCAGGCCTGTCCGGTGGGGGCTTTGGTGGAGAAAAAGTCCCGGTACACCTGGCGGCCCTGGAAGGCCGAGAAAATCCGCACCACCTGCCCCTATTGCGGCGTGGGGTGTCAGCAGTGGCTTCACGTTCAGGACGGCAAAATCGTCAAGGTGACGGGCGTTGAGGATGCCGAGCCCAACAAGGGGCGGCTCTGCGTCAAGGGCCGTTTCGGATACGATTTTATCTATTCCGAGGACCGGCTGAAAACACCGCTGATCCGGGAGGAAAGCGGCGAATTCCGGGAGGCCTCCTGGGATGAGGCCCTGGATATGGTGGCAGACAAATTCCGGGAAATCATCGCCGAGAGCGGACCGGACGCCCTGGCCGGTGTGAGCTGTGCCCGCAGCATCAACGAAGACTCCTATCAGATGCAAAAACTTTTTCGCGCAGTGTTCAAGACCAACAACATTGATCACTGCGCGCGTACCTGACATGCGCCCACTGTCGCCGGTCTGGCGGCTGCGTTTGGTTCAGGTGCGATGACCAACTCTTTTAACGAATTTGCAAAGGCCAGGATGTTCCTGGTCATCGGGTCCAACATGACCGAGGCCCATCCCGTGGCGGCCACTTTTCTGAAAAACGCCGTGATGAACGGCGCAAAGCTGATCATGGTCGATCCGAGAAAACACAAACTGGCCGATTTCGCGGACCTCCATGTGCCCATCCGGGTGGGGAGCGATATCGCCTTTATCAACGGCCTGATGCATGTGCTGATCACCGAGGATCTCTACGACAGGAAATTTGTCAACTCCTGCACGGTCGATTTTGACGCGCTTAAAGAAAAGGTGATGGAATATCCGCCGGAGCGCGCGGCCGAGATCTGCGGGATCGACGCGGAGATGATCTGTGACACGGCCCGGCGGCTGGCGGCCGTCAAACCGGTCATGCTCTGCTACACCCTGGGCATCACCGAGCATACCTGTGGCCGGAACAATGTGGTCTCCACGGCCAACCTCCAGATGCTTCTGGGCAACATGGGCGTGGAGTGCGGCGGCGTCAACCCGCTCCGGGGCCAGAACAACGTGCAGGGGGCCTGCGACATGGGCGCGCTGCCCAACGTCTTCCCCGGATATCAGAAGGTGACCGATGCCGATGCACGGGCCAAGTTCGAGGCGGCCTGGGGCGTAAAGGATCTGCCCGGTGAAAACGGGCTGATGATTCCCCAGATGATGGATGGGCTGGTGGACGGGAAGGTCCGGGGATTTTATATCTTCGGCGAAAATCTCGCCAACACCGAGCCGGACATCAGAAAGGTCGAACATGAACTGGCATCCGCCGAGTTTCTGGTCTGCCAGGACATCTTCATGACCGAGACCACGAAGTTCGCCCATGTGGTTCTGCCGGCTGCGGCCTGGAGTGAGAATGACGGCACCTTCACCAACAGTGAGCGCCGGGTGAGCCGGGTGCGGACAGCCAGTCCGGCTCCGGGCGATGCAAAGCCCAACTGGTGGATTTTCAGAGAGATCGCCAGGCGTATGGGGCAGCACTGGCCATCGGACAGCGGACAGGCGATCTGGGACGACGAAATCTCCGTGCTGGCCCCCCAGCTGTGCGGCATCAAATACGCCCGCATCGAAGGGAACGGCCTTCAGTGGCCCTGTCCCAACGAGGAACATCCCGGCACCTGTTTTCTGCACAAAGAGGGGCAGTTTACCTGCGGGCTGGGGATTTTCATCCCCGTGGACTGGACGCCGCCTGCGGAGGTTGCGGATGAAAAGTATCCGCTGGTACTCAGCACGGGCCGCCGCCTGACCCATTACCACACCCGGACCCAGACGGGCCGGTGTGAGGGGCTGAACGATATTCTCGGCGAGGAAACCGCCGACATCTCCTACGCGGACGCATCCGCTCTGGGCATTGCCCAGGGAGAGATGATCAAAGTGAGTTCCCGCCGGGGCGAGGTACAGGTCAAAGCCAATGTGACCCACGAAGTCCCCGAAGGCATGGTCTGGATGGCGTTTCATTTCCGGGAGGCCTGTGCCAACTGGCTGACCAACCCGGCCTTTGATCCCATCACGCTGACGGCCGAATACAAGGCCTGTGCGGTGCGGATTGATAAAAATTAG
- a CDS encoding FmdE family protein has product MSDNIARSGGEEAGVLKIGQQERPVPWCRDYEGREYTFEEYFQRIRAFHGYAAPGLIIGGRMVDLALERLPAGILFDAICETSYCLPDAIQILTLCTTGNGWLRVIHLGRFALTLYDKYQGKGVRVSLNPARLDAWPEVKTWFYKLKPKAEQDTPLLRQQIRDAGSDLFTAREIQMQSQWLRGRELGKTVNCPLCGEAFPEKHGAICRGCQGEAPYEYTEDGNAGAEMISPPLTAVPTEAAVGHRVLHDMTQIIPGESKGPAFRQGRAITAGDVCRLQQMGRQHLFLNDEDNPDGEWVHENDAAVAFARRMAGEGVIFKEPPSEGKITFTAARDGLLVLDRERLEAFNLVPNVMCATRKTYTVVSKGRQLGGTRAIPLYLHKNDFQKAVTVLAERPLFRVLPMRKARVGILVTGTEVFRGLIQDGFRPVIRAKVEKLGCRVISSAIVPDDREAISEAVQGLIRAGADLVVTTAGLSVDPDDVTRHGLTDAGATDMRYGAAVLPGAMTLLARIGAVQVIGVPACALYFKTTSFDLLLPRLLAGAEITRRDLARFGHGGFCLGCKTCRFPRCPFGK; this is encoded by the coding sequence ATGTCAGACAATATCGCCCGATCCGGTGGAGAAGAGGCCGGGGTACTGAAAATCGGACAGCAGGAACGGCCCGTACCGTGGTGCCGTGATTACGAAGGCCGCGAATATACCTTTGAGGAATATTTCCAACGGATCCGTGCGTTCCACGGATATGCCGCCCCCGGCCTGATCATCGGCGGACGCATGGTGGATCTGGCCCTGGAGCGCCTGCCCGCCGGGATACTTTTCGACGCCATCTGTGAAACCTCCTACTGCCTCCCCGATGCGATTCAGATCCTGACCCTGTGTACCACCGGAAACGGGTGGCTCCGGGTGATTCATCTGGGGCGCTTCGCGCTGACGCTGTATGACAAATATCAGGGAAAAGGGGTCCGGGTTTCGCTGAATCCGGCCCGCCTTGACGCCTGGCCGGAGGTGAAGACCTGGTTCTACAAGCTGAAACCCAAGGCGGAGCAGGATACCCCGCTTCTCCGGCAGCAAATTCGGGATGCCGGTTCCGATCTTTTCACCGCCCGGGAGATTCAGATGCAGTCGCAGTGGCTCCGGGGGCGTGAGCTGGGCAAAACCGTCAACTGTCCGCTGTGCGGCGAGGCCTTTCCCGAAAAGCACGGGGCCATATGCCGGGGATGTCAGGGCGAGGCCCCCTACGAATATACGGAAGACGGCAACGCCGGAGCGGAGATGATATCCCCGCCCCTGACGGCTGTGCCCACGGAAGCGGCCGTGGGACACCGGGTACTGCACGATATGACGCAAATCATTCCCGGAGAGAGCAAAGGCCCCGCATTCCGGCAGGGACGGGCCATCACCGCCGGTGATGTGTGCCGGTTGCAGCAGATGGGCCGCCAGCATCTCTTTCTCAATGACGAAGACAACCCGGACGGGGAATGGGTCCACGAAAACGATGCGGCCGTGGCCTTTGCCAGAAGAATGGCCGGTGAGGGCGTTATTTTCAAAGAGCCGCCGAGTGAGGGAAAAATCACCTTCACGGCGGCCCGCGACGGATTGCTGGTCCTTGACCGGGAGCGGCTGGAGGCCTTCAACCTGGTGCCCAACGTCATGTGCGCCACCCGCAAAACGTACACAGTGGTGTCCAAAGGGCGGCAACTGGGGGGAACCCGCGCCATTCCCCTGTATCTGCATAAAAACGATTTTCAAAAGGCCGTGACGGTTCTGGCTGAAAGGCCCCTGTTCCGGGTGCTGCCGATGCGAAAGGCCAGGGTCGGCATTCTGGTTACGGGTACCGAGGTGTTCCGGGGGCTGATACAGGACGGGTTCAGACCCGTTATCCGGGCCAAGGTCGAAAAGCTGGGCTGCCGGGTGATCAGCTCGGCCATCGTGCCGGACGACCGGGAGGCGATTAGTGAGGCCGTACAGGGGCTGATCAGGGCCGGGGCCGATCTGGTGGTGACGACCGCAGGGCTTTCGGTTGATCCCGATGATGTGACCCGGCACGGACTGACGGACGCCGGGGCCACGGATATGCGCTACGGCGCTGCCGTGTTGCCGGGCGCCATGACCCTTCTGGCCCGCATCGGCGCGGTTCAGGTCATCGGCGTTCCCGCATGTGCGCTCTATTTCAAAACAACCAGTTTCGATCTGCTGCTGCCGCGCCTTCTGGCCGGAGCGGAGATCACGCGCCGGGATCTGGCCCGTTTCGGACACGGCGGATTCTGTCTGGGGTGCAAAACCTGCCGGTTTCCCCGGTGCCCGTTCGGAAAGTAG
- a CDS encoding pentapeptide repeat-containing protein has product MFRKINKKQLDQTLGNHETWLISDHQAGRCADFRRCGLQGVDLQGGNLQEANFQEANLRGADLRGAYLQGACLQDANLQETNLQAVNMIDARISSANLRGANLTEADLEKANLERADLQNANIERAYLQDANLKFIRISQTSLAHIPENIKQKFGSTWLVVDKVEKGDTDRLIIRSITFPPEYHEAGISILTYFGTILRKKYPDTKAKIQIKQEGLRVTMIIEPDDGGEREIIEKALDEYGLVVTGQKTPEEFTDDKVLIIGLRSELRIAQARIETQKELLQDKSAQIDKLFFIVGNAVQSKPVSVVQKAAPHNNIGANEIQSLVQTEQISSFNQNWEDGMGDNINIKSGRDTAVSKGHGTTTINNVSQTMDEKAIQGFLEQLKKHADALDLKPEKKNELSDHIVLAEREMARPTPEPERVDEYLASIRNILDGVAGSIIASGLLHEIGKLMG; this is encoded by the coding sequence ATATTTCGAAAGATAAACAAAAAACAACTTGACCAGACTCTGGGAAATCATGAAACTTGGTTAATATCGGATCATCAGGCAGGAAGGTGTGCTGATTTTCGGAGGTGTGGCCTCCAAGGTGTCGATCTTCAGGGGGGTAATCTTCAGGAAGCTAATTTTCAAGAAGCTAATCTTCGGGGAGCTGATCTTCGGGGAGCATACCTTCAGGGAGCATGCCTTCAGGACGCAAATCTTCAGGAAACCAACTTGCAGGCTGTTAACATGATTGACGCTCGTATTTCTTCTGCAAATTTACGGGGAGCGAATCTCACAGAGGCTGATCTTGAAAAAGCCAACTTGGAAAGAGCAGACTTGCAGAATGCAAATATTGAAAGGGCTTATCTTCAGGACGCAAATCTGAAATTCATCAGAATCAGCCAGACTTCTCTTGCACATATCCCGGAAAATATAAAACAAAAATTCGGAAGCACATGGCTTGTGGTGGATAAGGTGGAAAAAGGGGATACTGACCGCCTGATTATCCGCTCTATTACTTTCCCGCCGGAATACCATGAAGCAGGCATTTCGATTCTGACCTATTTCGGAACGATTCTGCGTAAAAAATACCCGGATACAAAGGCAAAAATTCAGATTAAGCAAGAGGGGCTTCGCGTTACCATGATCATCGAACCTGATGACGGTGGGGAAAGAGAGATTATTGAAAAGGCCTTGGATGAATACGGATTGGTGGTAACCGGTCAGAAAACACCGGAAGAATTTACAGATGATAAGGTGTTGATTATCGGCTTGAGAAGCGAGTTGCGTATAGCGCAGGCCCGTATTGAAACACAAAAAGAGCTGCTTCAGGATAAAAGCGCACAGATTGACAAGCTGTTTTTTATAGTGGGAAATGCAGTGCAAAGCAAGCCAGTTTCAGTCGTCCAGAAAGCCGCGCCGCACAATAATATCGGGGCTAACGAAATTCAGAGCCTTGTTCAGACTGAACAAATCAGTTCCTTTAACCAGAATTGGGAGGATGGTATGGGAGATAACATTAATATCAAAAGTGGCAGAGATACGGCTGTTTCAAAAGGTCACGGTACAACGACCATAAACAACGTCAGTCAAACAATGGATGAAAAAGCCATTCAGGGATTTCTGGAACAACTGAAAAAACATGCTGATGCCTTGGACCTTAAGCCGGAGAAAAAAAACGAACTGTCGGATCATATTGTATTGGCTGAAAGGGAAATGGCAAGACCGACACCTGAACCGGAGCGGGTGGATGAATATCTGGCTTCGATTCGGAATATATTGGATGGGGTTGCGGGAAGTATTATCGCATCCGGTTTGCTTCATGAAATTGGGAAGTTGATGGGATAG
- a CDS encoding DnaJ domain-containing protein, whose product MDIRQCYDIIGVDPGTPVKEIRQAYRDLASVWHPDRFTANPRLRQKAEEKLKQINIAYHTILKNPSPPPRTEASSGQKKSGQKPPPGVPPSAPIRASAFRDIAERFLDQLNACKFRLLYIGAGLMCLCAIPVIVNLVFSAFHPDPPFHLSGADAARSPGAVSGSSEMIPEESADDQDSGSYAWLEDLKKRIEMERLALLEWAAADTDKKEASDQKSASGEAAPDADEPDWPEIPEIRLRTEPDVVYDPAAIERQRRERERLARIQKDAQESLRIREAEISRQETLRRIAHRERVIRTRLGRTGGRYAEQAGGIVLDTYTGRMWAMVDSYAESGHYMTYSSASAYVRNLRTGGYGDWRMPSASELTEIYRRKPFFPHAGTKWLWTSEVYSKGWHRIAKIVNPGAVTSGPNQANLSEYGAVQAVRP is encoded by the coding sequence ATGGACATCCGACAATGTTACGATATCATTGGCGTTGATCCCGGCACGCCGGTGAAAGAGATCCGCCAGGCATACCGCGATCTGGCCAGCGTCTGGCACCCGGACCGCTTTACCGCCAATCCCCGTCTGAGGCAAAAGGCCGAAGAGAAGCTCAAACAGATCAATATCGCCTATCATACCATTCTGAAAAATCCGTCTCCGCCGCCCCGGACTGAAGCGTCCTCCGGGCAGAAGAAATCTGGGCAGAAGCCACCTCCCGGCGTTCCCCCGTCAGCCCCGATCCGGGCATCGGCGTTCCGGGATATTGCCGAACGGTTTCTGGATCAGCTGAATGCCTGTAAATTCAGACTGCTTTATATCGGAGCCGGGCTGATGTGTCTGTGCGCCATACCGGTGATCGTCAACCTTGTTTTCAGCGCCTTTCATCCCGATCCCCCGTTTCATCTGTCCGGCGCCGATGCGGCCCGGTCTCCCGGCGCAGTATCCGGCAGCTCGGAGATGATCCCGGAAGAGAGCGCTGATGATCAGGATTCCGGCAGTTACGCCTGGCTGGAAGATCTGAAAAAGCGGATTGAGATGGAACGGCTGGCCCTGCTGGAATGGGCCGCAGCAGATACGGATAAGAAAGAGGCTTCTGATCAGAAAAGTGCATCCGGGGAAGCCGCACCGGATGCGGACGAACCCGATTGGCCGGAAATCCCGGAAATCAGGCTTCGCACGGAGCCGGACGTTGTATATGATCCCGCAGCAATTGAAAGGCAGCGGAGAGAGCGGGAGCGGCTGGCCCGGATACAGAAGGATGCTCAGGAATCCCTTCGGATCAGGGAGGCGGAAATAAGCAGGCAGGAGACGCTGCGGCGTATTGCCCACCGGGAAAGGGTGATCAGAACCCGCCTTGGCCGCACCGGCGGGCGGTATGCGGAACAGGCGGGCGGGATTGTCCTGGACACGTACACCGGGCGCATGTGGGCGATGGTCGATTCATATGCTGAAAGCGGACACTATATGACCTATTCATCGGCATCTGCCTATGTCCGCAATCTGAGAACCGGCGGCTACGGGGACTGGCGGATGCCTTCGGCCAGTGAGCTTACTGAAATCTACCGGCGCAAACCGTTTTTTCCCCACGCCGGTACGAAATGGCTCTGGACTTCGGAGGTGTACAGCAAGGGCTGGCACCGCATCGCAAAAATCGTCAATCCGGGCGCGGTGACATCAGGACCGAATCAGGCTAATCTCTCGGAATACGGGGCCGTTCAGGCGGTTCGACCGTAA
- a CDS encoding SPOR domain-containing protein, with translation MSYDFSLDKKKGALLMLAFISLAFLFFAAGWLSHAVLSPSQPEAIAPASESRGGRMAVGRPVPSAVPQVRKPTIVDNVLRSVRTAVSNPASLLARKAASDKKAGEKKAESSPAGDSSARKTDAAEPEKNVGEETADAQKAEPADQSAPGGQKKSADSVRFSVEVESFVLKDKAQHSVKALKKKGFDACMIRMGDTDAESKTWYVVQIGDYDHLSAAYAAASDFEKKEKKVAVIRTMKPHILEAGKICE, from the coding sequence ATGAGCTACGATTTTTCTCTGGACAAAAAAAAGGGCGCGCTTCTGATGCTGGCCTTCATCAGTCTGGCATTTCTCTTCTTTGCCGCTGGCTGGCTGAGTCATGCGGTTCTCAGCCCGTCGCAACCGGAAGCGATAGCCCCGGCATCTGAAAGCAGGGGAGGGCGGATGGCCGTCGGCAGACCGGTTCCCTCCGCTGTGCCCCAGGTTCGGAAGCCGACGATTGTGGACAATGTTCTCCGCTCTGTCAGAACTGCCGTGAGCAACCCGGCCTCCCTTTTGGCCCGGAAGGCGGCTTCCGATAAAAAAGCGGGTGAAAAAAAGGCAGAAAGTTCGCCTGCGGGAGATTCATCCGCCCGGAAAACGGATGCGGCTGAACCGGAAAAAAATGTCGGTGAAGAGACGGCAGATGCACAAAAGGCCGAACCGGCGGATCAGAGCGCTCCGGGCGGGCAGAAAAAATCAGCCGACAGCGTCCGTTTTTCCGTTGAGGTGGAGTCCTTTGTGCTGAAGGACAAGGCGCAGCATTCGGTCAAAGCGCTTAAAAAAAAAGGATTTGATGCCTGTATGATCCGAATGGGGGATACGGACGCAGAGAGCAAAACCTGGTACGTGGTTCAGATCGGGGACTATGACCACCTCAGCGCAGCCTATGCGGCGGCCTCGGATTTTGAAAAAAAGGAAAAGAAGGTCGCCGTTATCCGAACCATGAAACCGCATATTCTTGAGGCCGGGAAGATTTGTGAATAG
- a CDS encoding SPOR domain-containing protein gives MTDAIFLDRERKKTLLRAAIALAILLFIAGWLSALVFMPSERGREDAPPKIPVPADPVAESPETKIPDARPVRPADLRKTEKLNRVLRLIFSMPETSEKFGFTVLADGFWNEKTGNSLIRSFAVAQDQNGHQHISYVVLAEIIPEKATAREYASALKAQGHESVYILPVSESDAPESFAVMLGDYDTSADAVTKAEQFRADAPETPAPLVAYISPISEKRLSAYAIPIQAERPPVLPPYAIRLASYRSLESARKGIFRFSRNGLSVYIVEDRSGKKVWWRIFMGRYATAEEAKQARKENFAKIRKATGRSDAMVEKMPADDLAWSVVEEIPATER, from the coding sequence ATGACTGACGCGATTTTTTTAGACAGAGAACGGAAAAAGACGCTGCTCCGTGCCGCCATTGCCTTGGCGATCCTGCTCTTCATTGCCGGATGGCTCTCGGCGCTGGTTTTCATGCCATCGGAGCGGGGCCGGGAAGATGCGCCGCCCAAAATCCCTGTCCCGGCTGATCCGGTTGCGGAATCCCCTGAAACGAAAATCCCGGATGCCCGGCCTGTTCGTCCGGCCGACCTGCGAAAAACGGAAAAGCTGAACCGGGTTCTCCGGCTGATATTTTCCATGCCGGAAACCTCTGAAAAATTCGGTTTTACGGTGCTGGCGGACGGGTTCTGGAATGAGAAAACCGGCAACAGCCTGATCCGCTCGTTTGCCGTGGCTCAGGATCAGAACGGGCATCAGCATATCAGCTATGTTGTGCTGGCGGAAATCATACCGGAAAAGGCCACGGCCCGCGAGTACGCCTCCGCCCTGAAGGCGCAGGGCCACGAATCGGTCTATATTCTGCCGGTCTCCGAAAGTGACGCGCCGGAGAGCTTCGCCGTCATGCTCGGTGACTACGACACATCCGCAGACGCTGTTACCAAAGCAGAGCAGTTCCGTGCCGATGCGCCGGAGACGCCTGCGCCCCTTGTCGCTTATATCTCACCGATTTCGGAGAAACGGCTGTCGGCCTATGCCATTCCGATACAGGCAGAAAGGCCGCCGGTTCTGCCGCCCTATGCCATCCGGCTGGCCAGCTACCGTTCGCTGGAATCAGCCCGGAAAGGCATTTTCCGGTTCAGCCGCAACGGGTTATCCGTATACATCGTTGAAGACCGGTCCGGGAAAAAGGTCTGGTGGCGAATTTTCATGGGTCGCTATGCCACGGCAGAAGAGGCGAAACAGGCCAGAAAAGAGAATTTTGCAAAAATCCGAAAGGCAACAGGACGGTCGGATGCAATGGTGGAGAAGATGCCCGCCGATGATCTGGCATGGTCCGTGGTCGAAGAAATTCCGGCCACTGAACGCTGA
- a CDS encoding restriction endonuclease, producing MARNFDEFRDIFVKYQQNFNQKVHTNRFGETDCLMNIFGITPSLKNKNTQYWGRELGACWETMVAEVCKRRSAGYSPAIMFNGRQLCDLVAGRYAIDTKYRIGSGDSGTVNKFKDNAAQLIKKRYEPVLLILRNDNLHGTIVQCRNGGWTIHAGEKAFDFIRKIAAGFDMKRYLTERAGAYPISTG from the coding sequence ATGGCCAGAAATTTTGATGAATTCAGGGATATATTTGTCAAATATCAGCAGAATTTTAACCAAAAGGTGCATACAAACCGATTCGGTGAGACAGACTGTTTAATGAACATCTTCGGCATTACGCCTTCGCTGAAAAATAAAAACACGCAGTATTGGGGAAGAGAGTTAGGCGCATGTTGGGAAACGATGGTTGCTGAGGTATGTAAGAGAAGATCCGCTGGTTATTCTCCGGCTATAATGTTTAACGGCAGGCAGCTCTGTGATTTGGTCGCAGGCCGTTATGCAATTGACACCAAATACCGTATCGGTTCCGGTGATTCCGGAACGGTTAATAAGTTTAAAGATAATGCGGCGCAGCTTATAAAAAAAAGATATGAACCGGTACTTCTCATATTGAGAAATGATAATTTACACGGCACTATTGTCCAATGCCGGAACGGCGGATGGACAATTCATGCGGGAGAAAAAGCATTTGATTTTATACGTAAGATTGCAGCCGGATTTGATATGAAACGATATTTGACCGAAAGAGCCGGAGCATATCCGATTTCCACAGGTTAA
- a CDS encoding TIGR02270 family protein — MSGIHDIITQHAEEAAFNWLLRDSAVHAPHYDLKDLAELDDRVEAHIDGLRIAGDAGWELCKAQLMWEEPGEVFAASVLALENGAEDRLQTVFEAAIVSPETVRGLVSAFGWEPYPKVRDYLQTLTASESPDMRRIGIAACAINRWYPGKALAEAFSQDDSLLKARALKAVGEIGLRDMLPSVRAHFTAEDEKCRFYAAWSAALLRDSDALPVLGEIAETGGPYAPRACFTALRLLRISEAHAWLKKLASQPEHQRMAVMGAGVLGDPVLIPWLIQQMESPELARVAGESFSVITGADIADEDLEGEWPEGFEAGPTEAPEDEDVDTDPDEDLPWPDPERILTWWHPHKKNFQNSVRYFSGRPVSEAHLRRVLRDGFQRQRAAAAIELAMIKPGQPLFEVRGPGFQQQILLGGE, encoded by the coding sequence GTGTCTGGCATTCATGATATTATCACCCAGCACGCCGAAGAAGCCGCCTTCAACTGGCTGCTCCGTGACAGCGCCGTCCATGCGCCCCATTACGACCTGAAAGACCTGGCCGAACTGGATGACCGCGTGGAAGCCCATATTGACGGTCTGCGAATCGCGGGGGATGCAGGCTGGGAACTCTGCAAGGCGCAACTGATGTGGGAGGAGCCGGGCGAGGTTTTTGCCGCGTCGGTGCTGGCCCTGGAAAACGGGGCTGAGGATCGCTTGCAGACCGTATTTGAAGCGGCCATTGTATCGCCGGAAACCGTGCGCGGGCTGGTTTCCGCCTTCGGCTGGGAGCCGTATCCCAAAGTCAGAGACTACCTGCAAACGCTGACGGCATCGGAATCGCCCGACATGCGCCGCATCGGCATCGCAGCCTGCGCCATCAATCGCTGGTATCCGGGAAAGGCGCTTGCTGAAGCGTTTTCTCAGGATGATTCGCTGCTCAAAGCCCGTGCGCTCAAGGCCGTGGGGGAAATCGGACTCCGGGACATGCTGCCGTCCGTCAGGGCGCACTTCACCGCCGAAGACGAAAAATGCCGGTTTTACGCAGCCTGGTCCGCAGCCCTGCTCCGGGATTCGGACGCCCTTCCCGTGCTGGGAGAGATCGCCGAAACAGGTGGCCCATACGCGCCACGCGCCTGTTTCACGGCGCTCCGACTGCTCAGAATATCCGAGGCCCACGCATGGCTGAAAAAGCTCGCATCGCAGCCGGAACATCAGCGCATGGCGGTCATGGGCGCGGGCGTTCTGGGCGATCCGGTGCTGATTCCCTGGCTGATTCAGCAGATGGAAAGCCCGGAACTGGCCCGCGTGGCCGGAGAGTCCTTTTCCGTGATCACCGGCGCGGATATCGCCGATGAAGATCTGGAGGGGGAATGGCCCGAAGGGTTTGAGGCCGGTCCCACGGAAGCGCCGGAGGATGAAGATGTGGACACGGACCCGGATGAAGATCTGCCCTGGCCGGACCCGGAACGGATTTTGACATGGTGGCATCCGCATAAAAAGAATTTTCAGAACAGCGTGCGATATTTTTCCGGCAGGCCTGTTTCCGAAGCCCATCTCCGGCGGGTACTCAGAGACGGATTCCAGCGGCAGCGGGCGGCAGCGGCCATCGAACTGGCAATGATAAAGCCCGGGCAGCCGTTGTTTGAAGTGCGTGGGCCGGGATTTCAACAACAGATACTGTTGGGCGGAGAATAA